One Spinacia oleracea cultivar Varoflay chromosome 4, BTI_SOV_V1, whole genome shotgun sequence DNA segment encodes these proteins:
- the LOC110783387 gene encoding 2-alkenal reductase (NADP(+)-dependent), producing MEELMEVENKQVILKGYIDRAPLESDMELKVGNQIKLKISKGCNSVLVKNLYLSCDPYMRARMRDFQGSYIPPFVPGKPIEGFGVSKVIDSDDPNFQAGDIVSGFTGWEEYSLIEDTKKLRKIQQHDIPLSYHIGLLGMPGFTAYAGFYEICSPKKGDRVFVSAASGAVGQIVGQLAKLYGCYVVGSAGTKEKVDLLKTKLGFDDAFNYKEEQDLDATLKRFFPEGIDIYFENVGGAMLDAVLLNMRVHGRIAVCGMVSQHSNHDKEGIHNLFSIIRNRLTIKGFLQSDYLHLFPKFVEQVGAYYREGKIVYIEDMNEGLESAPSALVGLFTGKNVGKQVVCVSRD from the exons ATGGAGGAATTAATGGAAGTGGAAAACAAGCAAGTAATACTAAAAGGGTACATCGATCGAGCTCCATTGGAATCAGACATGGAATTGAAAGTGGGAAATCAAATTAAGCTCAAAATTTCAAAAGGGTGTAATTCTGTTCTTGTAAAGAACCTCTATCTTTCCTGTGATCCTTACATGAGAGCTCGAATGCGCGATTTTCAGGGTTCTTATATTCCACCTTTTGTTCCTGGCAAG CCTATTGAAGGATTCGGTGTCTCCAAAGTCATAGATTCAGATGATCCAAATTTCCAGGCAGGAGATATTGTTTCAGGATTTACAGGCTGGGAAGAATACAGCTTAATAGAGGATACAAAGAAACTGAGGAAGATTCAACAACATGATATCCCTCTTTCTTATCATATAGGTCTTCTTG GTATGCCAGGATTTACTGCTTATGCAGGGTTTTACGAAATCTGTTCTCCTAAAAAAGGGGATCGTGTTTTCGTCTCTGCAGCTTCTGGAGCCGTTGGGCAGATAGTTGGTCAACTTGCCAAATTATATGGTTGCTATGTTGTTGGTAGTGCAGGCACAAAAGAAAAG GTTGATCTACTGAAAACTAAACTTGGATTTGATGATGCTTTCAACTACAAAGAAGAACAAGACCTTGATGCAACTCTTAAAAG ATTTTTTCCCGAGGGAATCGACATATACTTTGAGAATGTCGGAGGAGCCATGCTAGACGCCGTCCTCTTAAACATGAGAGTTCATGGTAGAATAGCTGTTTGTGGAATGGTGTCTCAACATAGCAACCATGACAAAGAAGGGATCCATAACCTGTTTTCGATCATTAGAAACCGGCTCACAATAAAAGGGTTTCTTCAGAGTGATTACTTGCATTTGTTTCCTAAATTTGTAGAACAGGTTGGTGCTTACTATAGGGAAGGGAAGATTGTGTATATTGAAGATATGAATGAAGGATTAGAGAGCGCTCCTTCTGCTCTTGTTGGTCTCTTTACTGGTAAAAATGTGGGTAAGCAGGTTGTTTGTGTGTCACGTGATTGA
- the LOC110783388 gene encoding probably inactive leucine-rich repeat receptor-like protein kinase At5g48380 isoform X1 yields MAHNRKPAASIEYGMRFLLILVSCYGICGTKTDVQCLRRIFDSFKDPNGYLNVTWNFNNKTEGAICKFNGIECWHPEESRVLNIKLADMGLEGEFPLGLEDCTSMTGLDLSGNNLNGSLPSNISKYIGYVTELDLSNNYFSGPIPENLANCSFLNGIHLDHNRFSGQIPLEFGSLTRIHSFTVANNNLSGQVPEFGKFHISKDSYDNNPGLCGVPLDLCTSPKKSHIGAIAGGVAGGLTLMIVVTGVAFIYISKMKVIRKKVEDPEGNRWAKSMKGTKAVKVTMFEKSVSKMSLDDLMKATNSFSNNNMIGSGRMGIMYKATMPDGTLLTVKRLQDSQRTEKEFLSEMKTVGSVKHQNLVPLLGYCVAKKERFLVYKHMAKGNLYNWLHPSEPVENPLEWPVRLKIAIGAAKGLAWMHHNCNPRILHRNISSKCVLLDEDFGPKLSDFGLARLMNPIDTHLSTFVNGEFGDLGYIAPEYARTLVATPKGDIFSFGTVLLELITGQKPTHVSIGPEEETFKGSLVEWIYQLSEKNDLRSSIDKSLLNKGVDHELTQFLKVACNCVSPTAKERPTMFEVYQFLRSIGESYHFTADDEIMVPTETSDAGFPSELIVAHEIEMSKRRGDDVM; encoded by the exons ATGGCCCACAATAGAAAACCTGCTGCTTCTATAGAATATGGAATGAGGTTTTTGCTGATATTAGTGAGTTGTTATGGAATTTGTGGGACTAAAACTGATGTTCAATGTTTAAGAAggattttcgattcatttaaggATCCTAATGGTTACTTAAATGTAACatggaatttcaacaacaaaactgAAGGTGCAATTTGTAAATTCAATGGAATTGAATGTTGGCACCCAGAAGAGAGCAGGGTGCTGAACATTAAGCTAGCTGATATGGGTTTAGAGGGCGAATTTCCGCTCGGACTTGAGGATTGTACAAGTATGACTGGGTTAGATCTTTCTGGAAACAATTTGAATGGCTCACTTCCTTCGAATATCTCGAAATACATAGGTTATGTAACAGAACTTGATCTTTCTAACAACTATTTCTCGGGTCCAATACCGGAAAATCTTGCAAATTGTTCATTCTTGAATGGTATTCACCTTGATCACAACCGGTTTTCCGGCCAAATACCCTTGGAATTTGGTAGCTTAACTCGGATTCATAGTTTTACGGTTGCCAACAACAATTTGTCGGGACAAGTCCCTGAATTTGGAAAATTTCATATTTCGAAGGATAGTTATGATAATAATCCGGGACTTTGTGGGGTTCCTTTGGATCTTTGTACTTCTCCGAAGAAGTCACATATTGGTGCTATTGCTGGGGGTGTAGCTGGAGGTTTAACTCTCATGATTGTTGTGACGGGTGTTGCGTTCATTTACATATCGAAGATGAAAGTTATCAGGAAGAAGGTTGAAGATCCTGAAGGTAACAGATGGGCTAAGAGTATGAAAGGAACTAAAGCTGTTAAG GTCACTATGTTTGAGAAGTCGGTTTCAAAAATGAGTTTGGACGACCTGATGAAAGCGACCAACAGCTTCAGCAACAACAACATGATTGGTTCCGGAAGAATGGGAATCATGTACAAGGCAACGATGCCTGACGGTACACTCCTCACAGTGAAGAGACTGCAAGATTCGCAGAGAACGGAGAAAGAATTCTTGTCAGAGATGAAAACGGTGGGAAGTGTAAAACACCAGAACTTAGTCCCTCTATTAGGTTACTGTGTAGCGAAGAAAGAGAGGTTCTTGGTGTACAAACACATGGCAAAAGGAAACCTCTATAACTGGCTTCACCCCTCAGAACCCGTTGAAAACCCGTTAGAGTGGCCTGTGAGGCTTAAAATTGCCATTGGAGCGGCGAAAGGTTTAGCTTGGATGCATCACAATTGCAACCCTAGAATCCTCCATAGAAACATAAGCTCGAAATGCGTGTTGTTAGACGAGGATTTCGGCCCGAAACTGTCGGATTTCGGGCTTGCGAGGCTCATGAACCCGATCGACACCCATTTAAGCACGTTCGTGAACGGGGAGTTCGGTGATCTGGGGTATATCGCCCCCGAGTATGCAAGAACACTCGTTGCAACTCCGAAGGGAGATATTTTCAGCTTTGGAACTGTGCTTTTAGAACTTATCACGGGTCAGAAACCCACCCATGTCTCAATTGGACCCGAAGAAGAAACCTTCAAAGGTAGTTTGGTTGAATGGATTTATCAGTTGTCAGAGAAAAACGATCTTCGTTCTTCAATCGATAAGTCTTTACTCAACAAGGGAGTTGATCATGAGCTTACTCAGTTTCTGAAAGTTGCTTGTAACTGTGTATCACCTACGGCGAAAGAACGGCCTACGATGTTCGAAGTTTACCAGTTTTTACGATCTATTGGTGAAAGTTACCATTTTACTGCTGATGATGAGATTATGGTTCCTACAGAAACATCAGATGCTGGTTTTCCTTCTGAACTTATTGTTGCTCATGAAATCGAAATGTCTAAAAGAAGAGGTGATGATGTTatgtga
- the LOC110783388 gene encoding probably inactive leucine-rich repeat receptor-like protein kinase At5g48380 isoform X2 produces MGLEGEFPLGLEDCTSMTGLDLSGNNLNGSLPSNISKYIGYVTELDLSNNYFSGPIPENLANCSFLNGIHLDHNRFSGQIPLEFGSLTRIHSFTVANNNLSGQVPEFGKFHISKDSYDNNPGLCGVPLDLCTSPKKSHIGAIAGGVAGGLTLMIVVTGVAFIYISKMKVIRKKVEDPEGNRWAKSMKGTKAVKVTMFEKSVSKMSLDDLMKATNSFSNNNMIGSGRMGIMYKATMPDGTLLTVKRLQDSQRTEKEFLSEMKTVGSVKHQNLVPLLGYCVAKKERFLVYKHMAKGNLYNWLHPSEPVENPLEWPVRLKIAIGAAKGLAWMHHNCNPRILHRNISSKCVLLDEDFGPKLSDFGLARLMNPIDTHLSTFVNGEFGDLGYIAPEYARTLVATPKGDIFSFGTVLLELITGQKPTHVSIGPEEETFKGSLVEWIYQLSEKNDLRSSIDKSLLNKGVDHELTQFLKVACNCVSPTAKERPTMFEVYQFLRSIGESYHFTADDEIMVPTETSDAGFPSELIVAHEIEMSKRRGDDVM; encoded by the exons ATGGGTTTAGAGGGCGAATTTCCGCTCGGACTTGAGGATTGTACAAGTATGACTGGGTTAGATCTTTCTGGAAACAATTTGAATGGCTCACTTCCTTCGAATATCTCGAAATACATAGGTTATGTAACAGAACTTGATCTTTCTAACAACTATTTCTCGGGTCCAATACCGGAAAATCTTGCAAATTGTTCATTCTTGAATGGTATTCACCTTGATCACAACCGGTTTTCCGGCCAAATACCCTTGGAATTTGGTAGCTTAACTCGGATTCATAGTTTTACGGTTGCCAACAACAATTTGTCGGGACAAGTCCCTGAATTTGGAAAATTTCATATTTCGAAGGATAGTTATGATAATAATCCGGGACTTTGTGGGGTTCCTTTGGATCTTTGTACTTCTCCGAAGAAGTCACATATTGGTGCTATTGCTGGGGGTGTAGCTGGAGGTTTAACTCTCATGATTGTTGTGACGGGTGTTGCGTTCATTTACATATCGAAGATGAAAGTTATCAGGAAGAAGGTTGAAGATCCTGAAGGTAACAGATGGGCTAAGAGTATGAAAGGAACTAAAGCTGTTAAG GTCACTATGTTTGAGAAGTCGGTTTCAAAAATGAGTTTGGACGACCTGATGAAAGCGACCAACAGCTTCAGCAACAACAACATGATTGGTTCCGGAAGAATGGGAATCATGTACAAGGCAACGATGCCTGACGGTACACTCCTCACAGTGAAGAGACTGCAAGATTCGCAGAGAACGGAGAAAGAATTCTTGTCAGAGATGAAAACGGTGGGAAGTGTAAAACACCAGAACTTAGTCCCTCTATTAGGTTACTGTGTAGCGAAGAAAGAGAGGTTCTTGGTGTACAAACACATGGCAAAAGGAAACCTCTATAACTGGCTTCACCCCTCAGAACCCGTTGAAAACCCGTTAGAGTGGCCTGTGAGGCTTAAAATTGCCATTGGAGCGGCGAAAGGTTTAGCTTGGATGCATCACAATTGCAACCCTAGAATCCTCCATAGAAACATAAGCTCGAAATGCGTGTTGTTAGACGAGGATTTCGGCCCGAAACTGTCGGATTTCGGGCTTGCGAGGCTCATGAACCCGATCGACACCCATTTAAGCACGTTCGTGAACGGGGAGTTCGGTGATCTGGGGTATATCGCCCCCGAGTATGCAAGAACACTCGTTGCAACTCCGAAGGGAGATATTTTCAGCTTTGGAACTGTGCTTTTAGAACTTATCACGGGTCAGAAACCCACCCATGTCTCAATTGGACCCGAAGAAGAAACCTTCAAAGGTAGTTTGGTTGAATGGATTTATCAGTTGTCAGAGAAAAACGATCTTCGTTCTTCAATCGATAAGTCTTTACTCAACAAGGGAGTTGATCATGAGCTTACTCAGTTTCTGAAAGTTGCTTGTAACTGTGTATCACCTACGGCGAAAGAACGGCCTACGATGTTCGAAGTTTACCAGTTTTTACGATCTATTGGTGAAAGTTACCATTTTACTGCTGATGATGAGATTATGGTTCCTACAGAAACATCAGATGCTGGTTTTCCTTCTGAACTTATTGTTGCTCATGAAATCGAAATGTCTAAAAGAAGAGGTGATGATGTTatgtga